A DNA window from Helianthus annuus cultivar XRQ/B chromosome 15, HanXRQr2.0-SUNRISE, whole genome shotgun sequence contains the following coding sequences:
- the LOC110911390 gene encoding UDP-glycosyltransferase 74B1 yields the protein MKKTYDGHVVVLPYPSQGHINPLLQFAKRLASKGLKATIATTHYTLSSITSPLVTVEPISDGFNVGGFAQVRSEELFLESFKTNGSRTLTQLIKKHQTTKNPITFVVYDSFLPWALDVAKENGILGGPFFTNSAAVTAVFSLIHGGTYRLPLRLEDCPVVILGVPPLNLEDLPSFLNVPESHPAYLKMKLNQFSNLDKADWIFSNSFQSLESEVVEGIREQWPAKLIGPMVPSAYLDGSIEGDKGYGASLWKPLDDGCTKWLETKPPNSVVYVSFGSMVSLTEQEMEEIAWGLQESGFCFLWVVKDSERHKLPKGFLDLTTQNQEKGMIVSWCNQLEMLDRDSVGCFLTHCGWNSTLEGLSLGVPMVGVPKWADQLTDAKFIMDVWRVGVRVKVDSVTGMVKRKEVVLCLNEVMDGGERSMEIKKNVGKWKELAKEAISEGGSSDKAIDEFVMSLKDTCNTQDMCLC from the exons ATGAAGAAAACATATGATGGCCATGTGGTGGTGTTGCCCTACCCAAGCCAAGGTCATATCAACCCACTCCTCCAATTTGCTAAAAGACTTGCCTCAAAAGGCCTTAAAGCCACCATTGCCACCACCCACTACACCCTCTCCTCCATCACCTCCCCACTTGTCACGGTGGAACCGATCTCTGACGGGTTCAATGTTGGCGGTTTCGCTCAAGTTCGGTCCGAGGAACTCTTCCTAGAGTCATTCAAAACCAATGGCTCACGTACACTCACCCAACTCATCAAGAAACACCAAACAACCAAGAATCCCATCACTTTTGTTGTGTATGATTCTTTTTTGCCTTGGGCTCTTGATGTGGCTAAGGAAAATGGGATTCTTGGAGGACCCTTTTTCACCAACTCAGCCGCGGTTACCGCGGTTTTCAGCCTAATACATGGTGGGACATATAGGTTGCCTCTAAGATTGGAGGATTGTCCGGTGGTGATTCTGGGTGTTCCGCCATTGAATTTAGAAGATTTGCCGAGCTTTTTGAACGTACCGGAGAGCCATCCGGCTTATTTGAAGATGAAACTTAACCAGTTTTCGAATTTGGATAAAGCTGATTGGATTTTCAGCAACTCTTTCCAGTCACTGGAATCCGAG GTGGTGGAAGGCATACGGGAGCAATGGCCAGCAAAACTTATAGGTCCGATGGTACCATCAGCGTATTTAGATGGCAGTATTGAAGGTGACAAAGGTTATGGTGCAAGTCTATGGAAACCACTTGACGATGGCTGCACCAAATGGCTAGAAACCAAGCCTCCAAACTCGGTTGTTTATGTATCTTTTGGAAGCATGGTGTCACTAACCGAACAAGAAATGGAAGAGATTGCATGGGGCTTACAAGAGAGTGGGTTTTGCTTTCTTTGGGTGGTTAAAGATTCTGAGAGACACAAATTGCCAAAAGGGTTTCTTGATCTAACCACGCAAAATCAAGAAAAGGGTATGATAGTGAGTTGGTGCAACCAACTTGAAATGTTGGATCGTGATTCAGTTGGTTGTTTTCTGACTCATTGTGGATGGAACTCGACGCTAGAAGGGTTGAGCCTTGGGGTTCCAATGGTCGGGGTTCCAAAGTGGGCTGACCAGTTAACCGATGCCAAGTTTATAATGGATGTGTGGCGTGTAGGTGTTAGGGTTAAGGTGGATAGTGTGACTGGGATGGTGAAAAGAAAAGAAGTTGTTTTGTGTTTGAATGAGGTGATGGATGGAGGAGAGAGGAGTATGGAGATCAAGAAGAATGTTGGAAAATGGAAGGAGTTAGCTAAAGAGGCCATAAGTGAAGGTGGGAGCTCTGATAAGGCCATTGATGAGTTTGTAATGTCATTGAAGGACACATGCAACACACAAGACATGTGTTTGTGTTGA
- the LOC110913601 gene encoding craniofacial development protein 2-like, whose product MVEGGVGWVVVVADCVEWVVVGGRQWVVVSVTKIGRDNRSHGFTLRSCPRTRGARKDDGYSLRVASWNVGTLNSKLLEVIDALKRRRIQIACLQETRWRGHRGDERNGYKLLYSGTDGVKNGVGFLVDIELHKNMIEVIRHNDRIMVLRLVLGKELVAVVCAYAPQVGLGDQEKREFWDCLDAVVGAIPREERIVIGGDFNGHIGKDSDGFPSVHGGFGFGDRNEPGKDLLEFVVAHDLGILNSFFRKRESHLITFSSGAHNTQVDYILMRRGDRRWWMDCKVIPGEQVVAQHRLLVADIVLKHKLTNTKMYIRPRIR is encoded by the exons ATGGTTGAAGGTGGTGTgggatgggtggtggtggtggcagattGTGTggagtgggtggtggtgggtggaagGCAGTGGGTCGTGGTGTCTGTTACGAAGATAGGGAGAG ACAATAGGAGTCATGGTTTTACCTTGAGATCGTGTCCAAGGACGAGGGGTGCAAGAAAGGATGATGGGTATAGTTTGAGAGTAGCCTCTTGGAATGTAGGAACTTTAAATAGTAAATTGTTAGAGGTGATAGATGCACTTAAAAGACGTAGGATACAGATAGCGTGCCTTCAGGAGACTAGGTGGAGGGGGCATAGAGGGGATGAGCGCAATGGGTATAAATTGTTGTATTCGGGAACTGATGGGGTCAAAAATGGAGTAGGATTTCTAGTGGATATAGAATTGCACAAGAATATGATTGAGGTGATACGGCACAATGATAGGATTATGGTGTTAAGGTTAGTACTAGGTAAAGAGCTAGTGGCAGTAGTTTGTGCTTACGCACCACAAGTAGGATTAGGGGATCAAGAGAAGAGAGAGTTTTGGGACTGTTTAGACGCTGTAGTGGGAGCCATACCTAGGGAGGAGAGGATTGTTATAGGGGGTGATTTTAATGGTCACATTGGTAAGGATAGTGATGGTTTTCCATCGGTACATGGgggttttggttttggtgataGGAATGAGCCTGGCAAGGATCTCCTAGAGTTTGTGGTGGCCCATGATTTAGGTATCTTGAACTCATTCTTTAGGAAGAGGGAATCACATTTAATCACTTTTAGTAGTGGGGCACATAACACGCAGGTAGATTATATCTTGATGAGGCGAGGTGACCGAAGATGGTGGATGGACTGCAAGGTTATACCAGGGGAGCAAGTAGTGGCTCAACATCGTTTACTGGTTGCAGATATAGTCCTAAAACATAAGCTTACAAACACGAAGATGTATATTCGACCTAGGATACGATGA